From Micromonospora carbonacea:
ATGGTCATGTCGGAGACGCCGAAGCGGGTCACCAGGTGGCTGACCCGCACCCCGCCGCGCTGCCGGATCAGCTCAAGGATGGCGCTCTGCCGTTGCTGGGCGAGCATCGGACCCCTCCTCCCGGACCACGGCCACCTCGCCCGGGGCGACCTCCAGCTCCCCGGCGCAGCGGACGCCCGTGAGCAGCTCGGTGCCGGTGGCGGCGATCCGGGCCGGGCGGTCGGTGTGGTTGACGACGAACAGCCAGCTCCGCCCGTCGCCGGAGCGGCGGACCACCTCCACCCCGGGCGGTGCGGCGGCCGCCGGCCCGACCCCGGCCTCGGCCAGCAGCCGGGCCACCAGGCGGTCGGTGGCGGCGTCGTCGAGGCGGGTGCCCGCGTACCAGGCCGCGCCCGCGCCCACGGCGTGCCGGGTCAGCGCCGGGACCCCGGGCAGCGGCCCGTCGGCGTACGCGGCGACGACCTGCGCGCCGGCCGGGTGCAGCCACTCGGTCCACACGTCGGCCGCGGAGCCGTCGTCGAGGGTGACCCGCTCGCCCTCGCGCAGCGGGAAGAACTCCTCGGTGCGGATGCCGAGCAGCTCCCGGAACGCGCCGGGGTAGCCGCCGAGCCGGACGTGGTCGTGCTCGTCGACGATGCCGCTGAAGTAGGTCACCAGGGCGGTGCCGCCGGCGGCGACCCACCGGCGCAGGGCCTCGGCGTCGGCGTCGCGGACGAGGTAGAGCGTCGGGACCAGCACGAGGCGGTAGCGGGACAGGTCGGTCGACGGGTGCACCACGTCGGCGGTGACGCCGGCCCGCCAGAGCGCGCCGTGCAGGGCGGCGAGCCGGTCGGCGTACGTGACGTCGACGCTGGGGTGGGAGTCCAGCTCGACGCCCCACCACGCCTCGTAGTCGAACAGGATCGCCACGTCGGCGTCGACGCGGCTGCCGCGTACCTCGGCGAGGGCCTTCAGGTCGGCGCCGAGCCGGCACACCTCGCGGAAGACCTTGGTGTCCGCCCCGGCGTGCGGGACGAGCGCCGAATGGTACTTCTCCGCGCCGGCCCGGGACGCCCGCCACTGGAAGAACAGCACCCCGTCGGCGCCCCGGGCGACGTGCGCGAGGCTGTTGCGGCGCAGCTGCCCGGGTGCCTTCGCCACGTTGCGGGGCTGCCAGTTGACCGCGCTGGTGGAGTGCTCCATGAGCAGCCACGGCGCGCCGCCGGCGACGCCCCGGGTGTGGTCGGCCGCCAGCGCCAGGCCGACGTGCGAGAGCGGGTCGGCGGCCGAGAGGTAGTGGTCGGTGGCGACCAGGTCCACGTCGGCGACCCAGGAGTAGTAGTCCATGTGCTTGCTCATGCCCACCATGAAGTTGGTGGTGACGGGCTGGGCGACGAGCCGCTTGAGCAGGTCGCGTTCGGCGCGTAGCTGGGCGCGCTGTTCGTCGGAGGAGAAGCGCAGGAAGTCGAGCTGCTGGGTGGGGTTGGCGAAGGTCGGCGCGGCGCGCGGCGGGTTGACCTCGGCCCAGTCGCCGTAGCGCTGGCTCCAGAAGAGGGTGCCCCACGCCTCGTTGAGGGCGTCGAGGTCGCCGTAGCGCTCGCGCAGCCAGCCCCGGAACGCGGCCGCGCTGACGTCGCAGTAGCAGTGCACGTTGTGGCAGCCGAGCTCGTTGGAGACGTGCCACATGACGACGGCGGGGTGGTCGGCGTAGCGGGTGGCGACGGCCTCGACGAGGGTGAGCGAACGCTCGCGGAACACCGGCGAGCTGGGGCAGTACGCCTGCCGGCCGCCCGGCCACAGGACGGTGCCGTCGGCGCGGCGGGGCAGCGTCTCGGGGTGGGCGTGGGCCAGCCACGGCGGCGGGCTGGCGGTGGCGGTGGCGAGGTCGACCGAGATCCCCCCGGCGTGCAGGGTGTCGAGGGCACGGTCGAGCCAGCCGAAGTCGTACGTGCCCGGGGTGGGCTCCAGCAGCGCCCAGGAGAAGATGCCGACGGAGACCAGGTTGACCCCGGCGCGGCGCATGAGCTCCACGTCCTCGGCCCAGGTCTGCTCGGGCCACTGCTCGGGGTTGTAGTCGGCGCCGTAGTAGATGCCGTCGCCCTGCCAGCCGTCGCCCTGCCAGCCGGTGTCGCGCTGCCCGCCGGTGTCGTGTCGATCCCGCATGAGGGCACAGCGTGCCCGCGTAGCACACCCAAGTCAACACTTTTCAACATCGGGCTTCTTTACAACGTTTACCGCGCCGATCCCCTTGTCACAGCGCGGTTTCGATCGACAGATCGACCCTTGACAGCGCCCGACGGACGAGTAGCTTGAGGCCCCTATGGCCGTTCGTGTTCGCTGATGTGGGTTCACGGTGGATCCGCTGTGGCATTCCCGAACGCCGAACACCCACCACCCCCACCACCCCACCCCCGGGTGCCGCACCCCTTCTCAGCCGCAGGAGGCACCATGTCCCGTCCCCGCACCCAGGCCGAGTACCTCGCCCGGCTCGTACCCCCGTCCGTCGCCGGCCTGCGCCGGCGCTCCCTGCTGGCCGGCGCGGCCGGAACGGGCGCCCTGCTCGGCACCGGCCTGCTCGCCGGCTGCGGCTCGGACTCCGAGTCCGGCGGGGCGGAGTCGAAGACGGTGTCGCTCGGCTCGAACCAGTCCGACCCCAAGCCCAAGGACGTGCTCGCCAAGGTCATGGCCGGGTTCCAGACCGCCTCCGGCGTCGAGGTCGCGATCAACACCGTCGACCACAACACGTTCCAGGAGAACATCAACAACTACCTCCAGGGCAAGCCGGACGACGTCTACACCTGGTTCGCCGGCTACCGCATGCGGTTCTTCGCGGCGAAGGGCCTGGCCGGCGACGTCAGCGACGTGTGGGGCAAGCTCTCCGGCTACTCCGACGCGTTCAAGAAGGCGTCGACCGGCGACGACGGCAAGCAGTACTTCGTGCCGGCGTCGTACTACCCGTGGGCGATGTTCTACCGCAAGTCGGTGTGGCAGCAGCGCGGCTACCAGGTGCCGAAGACCCTGGACGAGCTGAACGCCCTCGGCGCGCAGATGAAGCGGGACGGCCTCAACCCGATCGCCTTCGGCGACAAGGACGGCTGGCCGGCGATGGGCACCTTCGACATCCTCAACCTGCGGATCAACGGCTACCAGTTCCACATCGACCTGATGGCCGGCAAGGAGGCGTGGACCTCCGACAAGGTGAAGAAGGTCTTCGACACCTGGGCGGGGCTGCTGCCGCTGCACCAGGCCGACAGCCTCGGCCGGACGTGGCAGGAGGCGGCCCAGTCGTTGCAGCAGAAGAAGTCCGGCATGTACCTCCTCGGCCTCTTCGTGGGCCAGCAGTTCAACGACGACGAGCAGGACGACCTCGACTTCTTCACCTTCCCCGAGATCGACCCGGCGATCGGGGCGAAGGCCCTGGACGCGCCGATCGACGGCTACATGATGGCCCGCAAGCCGAAGTCCGCGGCCAACGCGAAGAAGCTGATGGAGTACCTCGGCTCGAAGGACGCCGCCGACGTCACCGTCAAGAACGACCCGAACACGCTCGTCGCCAACAGCGGGGCCGACGTCAGCGGCTACACCGCGTTGCAGAAGAAGGCCGCCGAGCTGGTCGGCTCGGCCACCGAGATCGCCCAGTTCCTCGACCGGGACACCCGGCCCGACTTCGCCTCCACCGTGATGATCCCGGCGCTCCAGCAGTTCATCAAGGACCCGAAGGACATCGGCGGGCTGCTCACCAGCATCGAGAACCAGAAGAAGTCGATCTTCACCGACTGACGACGGCGAGAGGCGAGGACACGTGTCCGACCTGCCCCTGATCCAAGCGGATCCCGCCGTGTCGTCGCCGGCCGCGACCACCCGCAAGGGTGGTCGCGGCCGCGGGTCACGGCTCCTGTCCCGCACCGACCGCGTGGTGATCGCGCTGATGGTGCTCGTACCGCTGCTGCTGGTCGTCGGCCTGGTGTGGTTCCCGGCCCTGGCCACGGTGGCGCTGTCCGGCACGAACTGGGACGGCATCGGCCCGATCGGCGAGATCGAGTGGGTCGGCGGCCGCAACTACTCCGACGTGATCAACATCTATCCGCCGTTCGTGCCGGCCGTGCAGAACAACCTGCTCTGGCTCGCGGCGCTGTTCGTGGTCGCCACCCCGTTCGGCATGTTCCTCGCCGTGCTGCTGGACAAGGAGATCCGGGGCAGCCGCTTCTACCAGACCGCGCTCTACCTGCCGGTGGTGCTCTCGCTGGCGCTCATCGGCTTCGTCTGGCAGCTCATCTACTCCCGCGACCAGGGCCTGCTCAACGCGGCGCTGGGCACCAGCACCGACTGGTACGGCGACCCGGACGTCAACATCTGGGCGGTGCTCGTCGCCGCCGGCTGGCGGCACGTCGGCTACATCATGCTGCTCTACCTGGCCGGGCTGAAGGGCGTCGACCCGTCGCTGCGGGAGGCCGCCGCCGTCGACGGCGCGTCCGAGGCCACCACCTTCTTCAAGGTGGTCTTCCCGGTGCTACGGCCGATCAACATCATCGTGCTGGTGGTGACCGTCATCGAGTCGCTGCGCGCGTTCGACCTGGTCTGGGTCGTCAACAAGGGCCGCAACGGGCTGGAGCTGATCTCCGCGCTGGTCACCCAGAACGTCGTCGGCGAGGCCAGCCGCATCGGCTTCGGCTCGGCGCTGGCGACGCTCATGCTGGCCGTCTCGCTGGTCTTCATCACCGTCTACCTGGCGACCGTCATGAGGGAGAACCGGAAGTGACCGCCGCTGCCCCGACCCGCGAGCCGGACGCCGCCGCGTCCGGCCGCCGCCCGCTGCGGCCCGCCCGGGTCGTCCTGCACCTCTTCCTGGGCGCGGTCGCCGTCGGCTGGCTGTTCCCGATCCTCTGGGCGGTGCTGACCTCGCTGCGCTCCTACGAGTACACCGCCGCCAACGGCTACGTCTCCCTCGGCGGCTGGACCCTCGACAACTACGTCACCGCGTGGCGCACCGCCGAGTTCGGCAAGCACTTCCTCAACTCCGTCTACATCACCGTCCCGGCCGTGCTGCTGACGCTGTTCCTGGCCTCCTGCGTCGCGTTCGTCATCGCCCGGTTCAGCTGGAAGCTCAACATCGTCCTGCTCGGCCTGTTCACCGCCGCGAACCTGCTGCCCCAGCAGGCCCTGCTGATCCCGTTGTTCCGGCTGTTCACCGAGGTGCCGCTGCCGCCGTTCATGAGCGACTCCGAGCTGCTCTACGACAGCTACTGGGGGCTGATCCTGGTCAACGTCGCCTTCCAGTGCGGCTTCTGCGTCTTCGTGCTCAGCAACTACATGAAGGCCCTGCCGCACGAGCTGTACGAGGCGGCGATGGTCGACGGGGCCAGCGTGTGGCGGCAGTACTGGCAGGTGACCATGCCGCTGTGCCGGCCCGCCCTGGCGGCGCTGGCCACGCTGGAGGTGACCTGGATCTACAACGAGTTCTTCTGGGCCACCGTGCTCATGCGCACCGGCGACAAGTTCCCGGTGACCAGCTCGCTGAACAACCTGCGCGGCGAGTTCTTCACCGACAACAACCTCGTCTCGGCCGGCTCGGTGCTGGTCGCGATCCCCACCCTGGTGATCTTCTTCCTGTTGCAGAAGCAGTTCGTCCGGGGCCTGACGCTGGGAGCCTCAAAGGGATGACGATCGTCCACCTGCGCCGGGCCGCGACCAGCCTGGTGCTCGACGCGCGCGGCCCCGGGCTGCCCCGGGTCGCACACTGGGGCGCCGACCTCGGCCCACTCGCCGCCGACGACCTGACCGCGCTCGTCGCGGCAGGCGTGCCGCCGGTGGTGCCGAGCAGCTTCGACGCCCCGACCGTCCTGTCGCTGCTGCCCGAGGCCAGCGCCGGCTGGAGCGGGCGGCCCGGGCTGGCCGGGCACCGCGCCGGCGCCGCCTGGTCCACGGCGTTCCGCCTCGACGCCCTCGCCGTCACCGACGAGCCCGACGGGACCGGGGACCCCGCCGACCCGGCCGGTCCGGCCGGCTCGGCCCGGGTGACCGTGACGGCCAGCGACCCCGCCGCGGCGCTGACGCTGACCGTCGAGGTCGCGCTGGACCCGGCCGGGCTGGTGCTGCTGCGGCACCGGCTGCGCAACGACGGCGACACCCCGTACGAGCTGCGGGAGCTGACCGGCGTGCTGCCGGTGCCGGCGGTCGCCACCGAGCTGCTCGACCTGACCGGCCGGTGGTGCCGGGAACGGTCGCCGCAGCGGCACCCGTGGCCGATGGGCGCGTGGGTGCGGGAGGGCCGGCACGGGCGCACCGGGCACGACGCGACGCTGCTGCTGGTGGCCGGCACGGCCGGGTTCGGCTTCCGGCACGGCGAGGTGTGGGCGGTGCACACCGCGTGGAGCGGCGACCACGTCACGTTCGCCGAGCGGCGGCCCACCGGGGAGGCCACGCTGGGCGGCGGCGAGCTGCTGGGCAGCGGCGAGATCACGCTCGGCCCCGGCGAGTCCTACGCCACCCCCCTGCTCTACGCCGCGCACTCGACCGCCGGCCTGGACGGGCTCAGCGACGCGCTGCACGCCCACCTGCGCGCCCGACCGGGGCATCCGCGTTCGGCGCGGCCGGTCACCCTCAACGTGTGGGAGGCCGTCTACTTCGACCACGACCTCGACCGGCTGCGCGCCCTCGCCGACCACGCCGCCGCCGTCGGGGTGGAACGGTTCGTGCTCGACGACGGCTGGTTCGTCGGCCGCCGGCACGACCGGGCCGGGCTCGGCGACTGGTACGTCGACGAGACGGTCTGGCCGGGCGGGCTGCAACCGCTGATCGACCACGTGCGCGGGCACGGCATGCAGTTCGGCCTCTGGGTCGAGCCGGAGATGGTCAACCCCGACTCCGACCTGTTCCGCGCCCGCCCCGACTGGGTGCTCGCCGTGCCCGGCCGGCTGCCGCCCCCGTGGCGACACCAGCAGGTGCTCGACCTGGCCAACCCGGCCGCGTACGCGTACGTGCTGGGGCGGCTCGACGCGCTGCTGCGCGACCACGACGGCATCGCGTACCTGAAGTGGGACCACAACCGGGACCTCACGGAGGCCGGCCACGCCGGGCGGCCCGGGGTGCACGCGCAGACCGCCGCCGCCTACCGGCTGCTCGACGAGCTGCGCGCCCGCCACCCGGGGCTGGAGATCGAGAGCTGCTCCTCCGGCGGCGCGCGGGTCGACCTGGAGATCCTGCGCCGCACCGACCGGGTCTGGGCCAGCGACTGCAACGACGCCCTGGAGCGGCTGGCCATCCAGCGGTGGACCGGGCTGCTGCTGCCGCCGGAGCTGGTCGGCAGCCACGTCGGGCCCGACCGCTCGCACACCACGCGCCGGGTGCACGACCTGGGCTTCCGGGCCGCCACCGCGCTGTTCGGCCACTTCGGCGTCGAGTGGGACATCGGCTCTGCCAGCGCCGCCGACCGGGTCGAGCTGTCGGCCTGGGTGGCGCTGCACAAGCGGCTGCGACCGCTGCTGCACGCCGGCCGGGTGGTCCGGGTCGACCACCCCGACCCGGCCGTCTGGGCGCACGGCGTCGTCGCCGCAGACCACACCCACGCGGTGTACGCCGTGGCGCGCGTCGCCACCTCGGTCGCCCAGACGCCGGGCGCGCTGCGGCTGCCGGGGCTCGACCCAGCCCGCCGGTACGCGGTCCGGCCGGCGGCCGGCGTGCCGGAGCCGGCGACGCTGGAGCTGACGGAGCCGGGCTGGCTGCCCGGGGTGACCCTGCCGGGCGCGGTGCTCGCCTCCGTCGGCCTGCAACTGCCGGCCCTGCACCCCGAGCAGACCCTGCTGCTGGAGGTCCACGCGGTCGACTGATCCCCCGCCTTGACCTTCCCCCTCGGGCAAGCCACAGGCTGGTGCCTGCCGGTCGCGGTGACCGGCACGAGGAGGACGTGACGTGGGGCTGCTGACCATCGGAGGGTTCGCCCGGGCCGCGCGGCTGACGCCGAAGGCGCTGCGCCTGTACGACGAGCTGGGCCTGCTCCGGCCGGCGGCGGTCGATCCCGAGTCGGGCTACCGGCTCTACGACCCGGCCCAGCTGGAGCGGGCCCGGCTGATCGCCTCGCTGCGGCGCATCGGCATGCCGCTGGCCGAGATCCGCACCGTGTGCGGGCTGCGGCCCGAGGCGGCGGCCGAGGCCGTCGACGCGTACTGGCGGCGGGTCGTCGCCGACACGGCGCAGCGCGGTCGCCTCGCCACCCTCCTCGTCGGCAACCTGTCCGGAAAGGGGTCCGCCATGGACCACACCGCTCTCGCCGTCCGCCACGCCACCCGGTGCGACACCGGGGCCGCGCGGGACAGCAACGAGGACGCCGCGTACGCCGACGAGCGGCTGTTGGCCGTCGCCGACGGCATGCGCGGGCCCGGCGGCGCGGCGGCCAGCACCGCCGCGATCGACGTCCTGCGGGCGCTGGAGCCCGCCGACGTGCCGGCCGCCGACCTGCTCGCGCTGCTGGCCGGCGGCGTCGACGAGGCCCACCGGGCCGTGCGCGGGCTGGCGGTGGACGCGCACCAGCCGGTCACCACGCTGACCGCGCTGCTGCGCTCCGGCTCCTGGGTGGCGCTGGTGCACGTCGGCGACAGCCGGGCGTACCTGCTGCGCGAGGGCGAGCTGCACCAACTCACCCGGGACCACACGTACGTGCAGTCGCTGGTCGACGCCGGCCGGCTGGCCCCGGAGGCGGTCGCCGCCCACCCGCAGCGGGCCGTGCTGGTGCGCGCCCTCGGGGCCGGCGGCGAGCACGTCGAGGCGGACCTGGCGCTGCGCGACGCCCGCCCCGGTGACCGGTACCTGCTCTGCTCCGACGGGCTCTCGGCGGTGGTCGACCCGGCGGCGGTGCGCGACGCGCTGGGCGGGGCCGGCGGACCGGACGAGGCCGTGGAGCGGCTGGTCGCACTCGCGTACGCCGCCGGCGCGCCCGACAACGTCGCCTGCGTGGTCGCCGACGTCGTCGCGGCGTAGCCCGGACGGACGCGGTGGCCGGGCCCGTGCGGGCCCGGCCACCGCTGGTGGTGCGGAGGGGTCAGCTCGCCGTGCAGGTCACCGCGGGGGCGGCGGGGGTGCCGGTGGAGCTGCCGAGGAAGCCGAAGCTGGTGCTGGCCCCGGCCCCGAGCTTGCCGTTGTAGCTGACGTTGGTGGCGGTGACGTTCGACCCGCTGCTGGTCAGCGTCGCGTTCCACGCCTGGCTGATGGACTGGCCGCTGCCGAGGGTCCACTTCGCCGTCCAGCCGTTGATGGCGGCGGAGCCGGCGGTCACCTTCACCTCACCCTGGAAGCCGCCCTGCCACTGGCCGATGATCGTGTACGTCGCCGTGCAGCCGCCGCTGGCCGGCGGGGTGGTCGGCGGGGGCGTCGTGGTCGGCGGCGGGAGGGTCGGGGTCACGGTCGTCGACGGCGTGGGCGTGACGATGCCGCCGTAGACCGACGCCTCCTTCGACGTCGCCTTGATGCCGTTGGCGCCGTTGAAGATGCGCTGGCCCCACGTGGTCAGGGCGTTCGGGTTGAAGTTGGTGGTCATGTCGAGGTATTCGACGCCGCCGCCGTTGCCGCTCCACGACCAGCCGAGGTAGCCGATGCCGTTGGCCTGCGTGTACGCCAGGATGGCGTCCTCGTCGGGGTTGCCGTCGGAGTGGTCGAAGCCGAACTCGCCCACCACGATCGGCAGCTTCGCGGTGCGGAACCGGCCGAGGTAGTCGGAGATCTCGGCGGCGGTGTCGAAGACGCCGTACATGTGGATGGAGAAGACGGTGTTCTTCTGCGGGTCGGCCGCGAACACCGACGCCGCGTTGTCGCGCATGGTGAACGACCAGTCCTGGCCCCAGTTGGGGGCGTCGACCATGATGGTGTGCGCGAGGCCGGCGGCGCGCAGCCGCTTGATCGCGTTGGCCGAGTCGGTGGCCCAGGTGCCGTAGCCCTGGTTGCCGTAGGGCTCGTTGCCGATGTTGACGATCACGTACTTCTCCTGGCCGGCGAGGGCGCTGGAGATGCTCAGCCAGTAGTCGACCGCCCGGTCCAGGGTGATCGCGCCGCTCTGCTCGCCGTAGCCGGTGGTGTCGTGCACCTCCAGGACGCAGATCAGCTTGTTCGCCTTGCACAGGGAGATGACGTTGGCGACGTCGGCCGTGTCGTTCTTCGCCCAGCGGTCCCCGCTGGCCAGCACCACCCGCACCGTGTTCGCGCCGAGGGCCTTGATGTTGGCGAAGGAGCTGGTCTGCTGCGGGTACCAGGTATGCGCGTGGTTGACGCCGCGCATGACGAACTCGTTGCCGTTGGCGTCGTAGAGCTTGCCGTTGGCGACGGAGAAGCCGGCGGCGGCGTGCGCGGGCTGCCCGAAGGCGAACACGGCGGCGAGGACCGTCAGCAGGGCGACGCCCGCGACGGAGAGACGTTTTCTCATGGCCTTCCTCAGGGAGGGTCGAGCCCCGTGCCCGGCGGGGGTGCGGTGGTGACGAAGAAGGCGGCTGGCCCGTCAGCCGCCGTCCGGCTCCGCGGCAGCGCAGGCATCAGCGTAGGCCGATCAGTGAGGGGGGGCAACCGGTTCAGTGACTCGCCACTCAGCGGAGGGATGTCCTGTGGCGGCTCGCGGGGCAGCGAGCCGCCACAGGTGCGGTCATCCCCACCACAGGATGCGACGCCCCCAGCCTGAACCGGTTAAGGCCGGACCTTACCACCCAGAGCCGCCCCGTCAAGGCCTCGACGGCCGTCGAGGGTTGACCGACGCCCACGGGGGTAAGCGGGGTGGATCGGCAGAGCGAAGGAGATGCGCCATGGTCAACGTCGGCTACACCCTGATGTGCGAGCAGGCC
This genomic window contains:
- a CDS encoding ABC transporter substrate-binding protein; translation: MSRPRTQAEYLARLVPPSVAGLRRRSLLAGAAGTGALLGTGLLAGCGSDSESGGAESKTVSLGSNQSDPKPKDVLAKVMAGFQTASGVEVAINTVDHNTFQENINNYLQGKPDDVYTWFAGYRMRFFAAKGLAGDVSDVWGKLSGYSDAFKKASTGDDGKQYFVPASYYPWAMFYRKSVWQQRGYQVPKTLDELNALGAQMKRDGLNPIAFGDKDGWPAMGTFDILNLRINGYQFHIDLMAGKEAWTSDKVKKVFDTWAGLLPLHQADSLGRTWQEAAQSLQQKKSGMYLLGLFVGQQFNDDEQDDLDFFTFPEIDPAIGAKALDAPIDGYMMARKPKSAANAKKLMEYLGSKDAADVTVKNDPNTLVANSGADVSGYTALQKKAAELVGSATEIAQFLDRDTRPDFASTVMIPALQQFIKDPKDIGGLLTSIENQKKSIFTD
- a CDS encoding alpha-galactosidase, giving the protein MTIVHLRRAATSLVLDARGPGLPRVAHWGADLGPLAADDLTALVAAGVPPVVPSSFDAPTVLSLLPEASAGWSGRPGLAGHRAGAAWSTAFRLDALAVTDEPDGTGDPADPAGPAGSARVTVTASDPAAALTLTVEVALDPAGLVLLRHRLRNDGDTPYELRELTGVLPVPAVATELLDLTGRWCRERSPQRHPWPMGAWVREGRHGRTGHDATLLLVAGTAGFGFRHGEVWAVHTAWSGDHVTFAERRPTGEATLGGGELLGSGEITLGPGESYATPLLYAAHSTAGLDGLSDALHAHLRARPGHPRSARPVTLNVWEAVYFDHDLDRLRALADHAAAVGVERFVLDDGWFVGRRHDRAGLGDWYVDETVWPGGLQPLIDHVRGHGMQFGLWVEPEMVNPDSDLFRARPDWVLAVPGRLPPPWRHQQVLDLANPAAYAYVLGRLDALLRDHDGIAYLKWDHNRDLTEAGHAGRPGVHAQTAAAYRLLDELRARHPGLEIESCSSGGARVDLEILRRTDRVWASDCNDALERLAIQRWTGLLLPPELVGSHVGPDRSHTTRRVHDLGFRAATALFGHFGVEWDIGSASAADRVELSAWVALHKRLRPLLHAGRVVRVDHPDPAVWAHGVVAADHTHAVYAVARVATSVAQTPGALRLPGLDPARRYAVRPAAGVPEPATLELTEPGWLPGVTLPGAVLASVGLQLPALHPEQTLLLEVHAVD
- a CDS encoding cellulase family glycosylhydrolase, which gives rise to MRKRLSVAGVALLTVLAAVFAFGQPAHAAAGFSVANGKLYDANGNEFVMRGVNHAHTWYPQQTSSFANIKALGANTVRVVLASGDRWAKNDTADVANVISLCKANKLICVLEVHDTTGYGEQSGAITLDRAVDYWLSISSALAGQEKYVIVNIGNEPYGNQGYGTWATDSANAIKRLRAAGLAHTIMVDAPNWGQDWSFTMRDNAASVFAADPQKNTVFSIHMYGVFDTAAEISDYLGRFRTAKLPIVVGEFGFDHSDGNPDEDAILAYTQANGIGYLGWSWSGNGGGVEYLDMTTNFNPNALTTWGQRIFNGANGIKATSKEASVYGGIVTPTPSTTVTPTLPPPTTTPPPTTPPASGGCTATYTIIGQWQGGFQGEVKVTAGSAAINGWTAKWTLGSGQSISQAWNATLTSSGSNVTATNVSYNGKLGAGASTSFGFLGSSTGTPAAPAVTCTAS
- a CDS encoding beta-galactosidase — its product is MRDRHDTGGQRDTGWQGDGWQGDGIYYGADYNPEQWPEQTWAEDVELMRRAGVNLVSVGIFSWALLEPTPGTYDFGWLDRALDTLHAGGISVDLATATASPPPWLAHAHPETLPRRADGTVLWPGGRQAYCPSSPVFRERSLTLVEAVATRYADHPAVVMWHVSNELGCHNVHCYCDVSAAAFRGWLRERYGDLDALNEAWGTLFWSQRYGDWAEVNPPRAAPTFANPTQQLDFLRFSSDEQRAQLRAERDLLKRLVAQPVTTNFMVGMSKHMDYYSWVADVDLVATDHYLSAADPLSHVGLALAADHTRGVAGGAPWLLMEHSTSAVNWQPRNVAKAPGQLRRNSLAHVARGADGVLFFQWRASRAGAEKYHSALVPHAGADTKVFREVCRLGADLKALAEVRGSRVDADVAILFDYEAWWGVELDSHPSVDVTYADRLAALHGALWRAGVTADVVHPSTDLSRYRLVLVPTLYLVRDADAEALRRWVAAGGTALVTYFSGIVDEHDHVRLGGYPGAFRELLGIRTEEFFPLREGERVTLDDGSAADVWTEWLHPAGAQVVAAYADGPLPGVPALTRHAVGAGAAWYAGTRLDDAATDRLVARLLAEAGVGPAAAAPPGVEVVRRSGDGRSWLFVVNHTDRPARIAATGTELLTGVRCAGELEVAPGEVAVVREEGSDARPATAERHP
- a CDS encoding carbohydrate ABC transporter permease, which produces MSDLPLIQADPAVSSPAATTRKGGRGRGSRLLSRTDRVVIALMVLVPLLLVVGLVWFPALATVALSGTNWDGIGPIGEIEWVGGRNYSDVINIYPPFVPAVQNNLLWLAALFVVATPFGMFLAVLLDKEIRGSRFYQTALYLPVVLSLALIGFVWQLIYSRDQGLLNAALGTSTDWYGDPDVNIWAVLVAAGWRHVGYIMLLYLAGLKGVDPSLREAAAVDGASEATTFFKVVFPVLRPINIIVLVVTVIESLRAFDLVWVVNKGRNGLELISALVTQNVVGEASRIGFGSALATLMLAVSLVFITVYLATVMRENRK
- a CDS encoding carbohydrate ABC transporter permease is translated as MTAAAPTREPDAAASGRRPLRPARVVLHLFLGAVAVGWLFPILWAVLTSLRSYEYTAANGYVSLGGWTLDNYVTAWRTAEFGKHFLNSVYITVPAVLLTLFLASCVAFVIARFSWKLNIVLLGLFTAANLLPQQALLIPLFRLFTEVPLPPFMSDSELLYDSYWGLILVNVAFQCGFCVFVLSNYMKALPHELYEAAMVDGASVWRQYWQVTMPLCRPALAALATLEVTWIYNEFFWATVLMRTGDKFPVTSSLNNLRGEFFTDNNLVSAGSVLVAIPTLVIFFLLQKQFVRGLTLGASKG
- a CDS encoding MerR family transcriptional regulator translates to MGLLTIGGFARAARLTPKALRLYDELGLLRPAAVDPESGYRLYDPAQLERARLIASLRRIGMPLAEIRTVCGLRPEAAAEAVDAYWRRVVADTAQRGRLATLLVGNLSGKGSAMDHTALAVRHATRCDTGAARDSNEDAAYADERLLAVADGMRGPGGAAASTAAIDVLRALEPADVPAADLLALLAGGVDEAHRAVRGLAVDAHQPVTTLTALLRSGSWVALVHVGDSRAYLLREGELHQLTRDHTYVQSLVDAGRLAPEAVAAHPQRAVLVRALGAGGEHVEADLALRDARPGDRYLLCSDGLSAVVDPAAVRDALGGAGGPDEAVERLVALAYAAGAPDNVACVVADVVAA